The DNA sequence CTGATGCCACCTTCAATCGCTTGTTGGAGAACAGTAGGAAGCGAACCATGAACGTTAGTGCTCCCGGCAATAAAGTAAACCTTTAAGAAATCTTTCATTTTGTCGGAATTGATTCTTGCCATGTTTTCCCCTCCGTGCTGTCTAAATGATATTGGCGATGCGCACCGTGATGTGTAGGACCATGGCCACCACCGATGTTTAAGGAGTGCTTAATTGCTAAATGAATAAACTTCTTTGCATTCTCAATCGAAGCAAATAAAGTATTACCTTTTGCTAGCTCTGCTGTTACTGCAGAAGCAAATGAGCAGCCTGTTCCATGAGTGTTTTTTGTATCGACTTTAGGTGTTTCAAAATAATGAAAGCTACTACCATCAAAGAACAAGTCGACCATGTTATCACTTGAAGCATGCCCCCCTTTTATGACGACGCTTTTTACTCCCATGTTTAAAAAGTCTTTGGCAGCAGTTTTACGATCATCAAGGGAAGTAATTGCACGTCCAGTGATTGCTTCAGCCTCAGGGATGTTCGGTGTTGCGACAGTTGCTAAAGGGAGTAGCTTATTTACTAAAGCCTCAATCGATGAATCGGTTAATAACGAAGCACCTCCCTTTGCGATCATGACGGGGTCTATCACAACGTTATTCCATTTGTAGTGCTTTATTTTTTCTGCCACTAACTCAATTCTTTTTTCATCAAATAACATCCCCGTTTTCACAGCATCGACACCAATATCATCAGCAACAGAGGTGATTTGCTGTTCAATGGCCTTTAGCTCTAACGGGTAAACCCCTTGTACTCCAAGCGTATTTTGTGCTGTAATCGCGGTGATGGCCGACATCCCAAAAACTTGAAGCTCCTGAAATGTTTTTAAGTCTGCCTGAATTCCGGCGCCTCCACCACTATCAGACCCCGCAATTGTTAATGCGCGTGCTAACATACTATCTCCGCCTTTCAATAATATATGAAAAATAGATGTAAGTTTACGTAACGAAAAAACACCGTGCAAATAGGAACGGTGTTTTCAAAATAGAAATGCTATCCGCTCCACTTTCCTACGCTAGCATAAACTAGATCAGGTTCTAAGGGATTAAGGTTTCCTTATCTCAGCCCAGTGTGGCACGAGGCCAGCGAATGGCAATGGCTCCGTTCGTTGCGAGAACACTATGAGAAACCACTCATAGTAGAGTTTCAAAAGATTGAACGACTACGCTCATTGCTTTGAGGCACCCCTAGTGGTAAGAAAAATGTCATTCGTTATGTAAGGCTATCGTATCATACATTTATGGATAAACGAAGTCATTACATAGCTGGATTTTGACGTAATGTATTGGTTCACAAGGATGCGCATGTCTGTTATGATGTAACCATAAGATTTATAGTAAAGCTAGGGGTGCCATTGAAAAAAGTGGCTGAGAGGTGAATTCCAACTCTTTGAACCTGAATTGGTTAATGCCAACGGAGGGAAGCTTGTAAACGACTTATACTAGCGTTTAACAAGCTTACCTAATTTGGTAGGCTTTTTCTTATTAGCTTTTAAAAGAACTGGGGGAAAAATGATGAATGATATATTAACGATTGGTGGAAAAGAGTTAACTAATAGGTTATTTGTTGGTACCGGAAAGTTCGCTGATCATAAAGAAATGGGAGCAGCTATTACAGAGTCAAATTCTGAAGTTGTAACCGTTGCACTAAGGCGTGTCGATGTGGAAAGTAATGAAGAAGACATATTACACGATATTCCAAAACAAGTAACGCTTATGCCTAATACGTCTGGCGCGAGAACGGCAGAGGAAGCGATTCGAATTGCTAGAATGGCTAAAGCAGTAGGTATGGGTAACTGGATTAAAATTGAAGTCATTTCAGATCATAAATACTTATTACCGGATAACGAAGAAACGACGAAGGCAACAGAGGTTTTAGCAAAGGAAGGCTTTGTTGTTTTACCTTATATGAGTCCAGACTTAATGGCTGCAAAACGTATGGTAGATGCAGGAGCAGCAGCAATTATGCCGCTTGGCGCACCAATTGGCTCAAACAAAGGAATTAGAATGAAAGAAATGATTCAAATCATGATAGATGAAATTGACCTTCCAATCGTTGTTGATGCAGGTATCGGCAAGCCATCAGAGGCTGCAGAGGCAATGGAAATGGGAGCGGATGCTGTCCTTGTAAACACGGCGATTGCAACAGCTACTGACCCAGTACAAATGGCAAAAGCATTCGATATGGCAGTAAAAGCAGGAAGAATAGGTTATTTATCCGGCTTAGGACCAGTATCTGCGAAGGCGCATGCTAGCTCACCATTAACGGGCTTTTTAGGATAAAAAAGATGACAAAATCCCATTAAAACGAAAGGATCGATTTCATGAGTTTTTATGAGAAATTTGAAACGGTAAAGGATCTTCCTTTTGACGACATGTTTTCATCTGTCTCTATTAGAGATGTTGAAAAAGTACTTCAAAAGGAGCGATTAACAGAGGAAGACTATTTTGTACTTTTATCTCCTGCAGCGGAGAATTATTTAGAAGAGATGGCACAGAAGGCCCACCAATTGACTGTACAGCACTTTGGAAAAACGATAGGGCTATACTTGCCACTTTATTTATCTGATTACTGTGTGAATATATGTAAATATTGTAGCTTTAGCTTTAACAATGATTTTCCTAGAAGACGACTTACAATGGAGGAGATCCATAAAGAAGCAAAAATTATTGCCGATATGGGTATCAAACATATCATCCTGTTATCCGGTGAATCGAAGCAGCACTCTTCTATTGAGTATTTAAAAGAAAGCATGGAAGTATTGAAGCACTATTTTTCTTCTGTCGGTGTCGAAATACAACCGCTCGATCAAGATGAATATGAACAATTATTTGCTGCGGGAATAGATGGCTTAACGGTTTATCAGGAAGTGTATAACGAAGAGATTTATCGTGATATTCACGTCGCAGGTCCGAAAAAAGACTTTCGCTATCGTTTAGATACTCCTGAAAGAGGGGCAAAGGCAGGCTTAAGGTCCATTAATGTAGGGGCATTACTCGGTATGGACGAATGGAGAAAAGAAAGCTATATGACTGGACTTCATGCGAGCTATTTACAAAATAAGTTTTTAGAAATAGAAGTTGGCGTCTCTTTCCCAAGAATGAGGCCACACGCAGGTAGCTTTCAGCCTAAAGTAATTGTATCGGATAAAAACCTTGTGCAAGCAATGTTAGCGATTAGATTATTTTTACCACGTGCAGGTATTAATATTTCGACTCGTGAAACACCAGAATTTAGAGAAAGCCTTATTCCACTAGGCGTAACAAAAATGTCGGCGGCTTCTTCCACTGTTGTAGGCGGGTACTCTGAACCGGATGTGACACAAAGTCAGTTTGAAATTTCAGATGACCGGTCTGTCGAAGAAATAAAAACATTACTCAAGCAAAAGGGGTATCAACCAGTAGTGAAGGATTGGCAGTTACTATAGTGTTTTACCGAAAAAAAGGTGACGTAAGATGACAAGGAAAGAGATTCATGTAATATCAAACGGTAAACAACCCTTAGAGGAATTTGCCCAATGCGCTAGATTAATACTCTCTGATGTTGACTATTTTCATGTGCGGGAAAAACAATTATCGGCGAAACAATTATCTGATGGGATTGATATATTATTACAGCATGGTATCCCGGCAGAGAAAATAGTGGTAAATGATAGAGTAGATGTAGCAGCAGTAAGAAATGTAGCAGGCGTTCAACTCGCATACCATAGCTTAAAAGTCAATGAAGTGAAGCAACGCTTTCCCGAATTAAAAATCGGGAAGTCTGTTCACTCGATAGAGGAAGCCATTGACGCTGAACGGTTAGGAGCAGACTATGTTCTCTATGGCCATATATTTACTTCTAAGTCAAAGCCGGACGTGACGCCACGCGGTATTCGACAGCTAGAAGCGCTTGTAAATGAGGTGTCAATTCCTGTCATTGCGATAGGTGGAATTACACCATTTAATGTTGAGTCAGTTATGAGTGCTGGGGCTAGAGGAGTCGCGATCATGTCAGGTATTCTTGAGGCAGAAGATCCACTGTCTATGATAAAATTATACAAGAACGGAGGATAAAGAATGGTTGTTCAAGTGAACGGGAAGAGCAATGAACTCCCAGAAAATATGACGATAGCACAACTATTAACGCATTTTGAATTGGATAAAAAAGTTGTCATAGTTGAGCTAAATGAGATGATTATCGATAAAGATCATCATGCTAATACAACAATTAAAGATGGAGATAAGCTTGAGCTTGTTCAATTTGTTGGTGGCGGATGATGGAGAATAGGAGTTAAAGGATGAGTAACCGGTATTCAAGACAAATGCTGTTTTCTCCAATAGGGGAAGAGGGACAAAAAAGTATACGTAGTAAACATGTACTTGTTGTAGGCACAGGAGCATTAGGTACTGGAAATGCTGAAAATTTAGTACGAGCAGGTATCGGAACGATCACTATTGTCGACCGTGATTACGTCGAGTTCAGTAATCTTCAGAGACAGCAGCTATATACTGAAAAAGATGCTGAAAATCGTATTCCAAAAGCGATCGCAGCAAAAAACAGATTAAAGGAAGTTAATTCAGACGTTACGATTCACGCTCATGTTCTTGATGTTACGAAAGAGGAGCTAGAACAATTAATAGATGGTGTAGATTTAATCGTTGATGGTACAGATAATTTCGATACGAGATTATTAATCAATGATATCGCACAGAAGTATTCCATTCCTTGGATTTACGGTGCTTGTGTTAGTAGCTACGGCTTAAGCTACACAATCATTCCTGGCGAGACGCCTTGCTTAAACTGTTTACTTGAAACAGTTCCGTTAGGTGGCGCAACTTGTGATACAGTTGGGGTAATAAGCCCAGTAGTGCAGATGGTTGTTGCGTATCAAACAGCGGAAGCACTGAAGCTGCTAGTCGGAGATAAAAAAGCGCTTCGCCAAAAACTTGTTTCCTTTGATTTGTGGAAAAACGATCAAATGGCAATAAATGTGAACGGTGTGAAGAAAAAGAACTGTCCTTCATGTGGTGAAGAGGCAACGTATCCTTATTTATCTTATGATCATGAAACAAAATCGACGGTACTATGTGGTAGAAACACGGTGCAAATTCGTCCTCCTAAAAAAATTGAGCGCGATATGGGGCATCTATATGATGTTTTATCAGCGCAAGAAGGTGTAGTCGAACAAAACCCATACCTCATTTCTTATACACTTGCTGACAAACGAATGGTATTTTTTAAGGACGGCAGAGTGCTCGTACACGGGACAAATGATATAGCTGAAGCAAAAACATTATACCATCGTATATTAGGTTAGAATAACTGAAAAGGTTGCTTGAAT is a window from the Evansella cellulosilytica DSM 2522 genome containing:
- the tenI gene encoding thiazole tautomerase TenI, giving the protein MTRKEIHVISNGKQPLEEFAQCARLILSDVDYFHVREKQLSAKQLSDGIDILLQHGIPAEKIVVNDRVDVAAVRNVAGVQLAYHSLKVNEVKQRFPELKIGKSVHSIEEAIDAERLGADYVLYGHIFTSKSKPDVTPRGIRQLEALVNEVSIPVIAIGGITPFNVESVMSAGARGVAIMSGILEAEDPLSMIKLYKNGG
- a CDS encoding thiazole synthase; amino-acid sequence: MNDILTIGGKELTNRLFVGTGKFADHKEMGAAITESNSEVVTVALRRVDVESNEEDILHDIPKQVTLMPNTSGARTAEEAIRIARMAKAVGMGNWIKIEVISDHKYLLPDNEETTKATEVLAKEGFVVLPYMSPDLMAAKRMVDAGAAAIMPLGAPIGSNKGIRMKEMIQIMIDEIDLPIVVDAGIGKPSEAAEAMEMGADAVLVNTAIATATDPVQMAKAFDMAVKAGRIGYLSGLGPVSAKAHASSPLTGFLG
- the thiS gene encoding sulfur carrier protein ThiS, with amino-acid sequence MVVQVNGKSNELPENMTIAQLLTHFELDKKVVIVELNEMIIDKDHHANTTIKDGDKLELVQFVGGG
- a CDS encoding thiazole biosynthesis adenylyltransferase ThiF, with product MSNRYSRQMLFSPIGEEGQKSIRSKHVLVVGTGALGTGNAENLVRAGIGTITIVDRDYVEFSNLQRQQLYTEKDAENRIPKAIAAKNRLKEVNSDVTIHAHVLDVTKEELEQLIDGVDLIVDGTDNFDTRLLINDIAQKYSIPWIYGACVSSYGLSYTIIPGETPCLNCLLETVPLGGATCDTVGVISPVVQMVVAYQTAEALKLLVGDKKALRQKLVSFDLWKNDQMAINVNGVKKKNCPSCGEEATYPYLSYDHETKSTVLCGRNTVQIRPPKKIERDMGHLYDVLSAQEGVVEQNPYLISYTLADKRMVFFKDGRVLVHGTNDIAEAKTLYHRILG
- the thiD gene encoding bifunctional hydroxymethylpyrimidine kinase/phosphomethylpyrimidine kinase, with the translated sequence MLARALTIAGSDSGGGAGIQADLKTFQELQVFGMSAITAITAQNTLGVQGVYPLELKAIEQQITSVADDIGVDAVKTGMLFDEKRIELVAEKIKHYKWNNVVIDPVMIAKGGASLLTDSSIEALVNKLLPLATVATPNIPEAEAITGRAITSLDDRKTAAKDFLNMGVKSVVIKGGHASSDNMVDLFFDGSSFHYFETPKVDTKNTHGTGCSFASAVTAELAKGNTLFASIENAKKFIHLAIKHSLNIGGGHGPTHHGAHRQYHLDSTEGKTWQESIPTK
- the thiH gene encoding 2-iminoacetate synthase ThiH → MSFYEKFETVKDLPFDDMFSSVSIRDVEKVLQKERLTEEDYFVLLSPAAENYLEEMAQKAHQLTVQHFGKTIGLYLPLYLSDYCVNICKYCSFSFNNDFPRRRLTMEEIHKEAKIIADMGIKHIILLSGESKQHSSIEYLKESMEVLKHYFSSVGVEIQPLDQDEYEQLFAAGIDGLTVYQEVYNEEIYRDIHVAGPKKDFRYRLDTPERGAKAGLRSINVGALLGMDEWRKESYMTGLHASYLQNKFLEIEVGVSFPRMRPHAGSFQPKVIVSDKNLVQAMLAIRLFLPRAGINISTRETPEFRESLIPLGVTKMSAASSTVVGGYSEPDVTQSQFEISDDRSVEEIKTLLKQKGYQPVVKDWQLL